A single Xiphias gladius isolate SHS-SW01 ecotype Sanya breed wild chromosome 18, ASM1685928v1, whole genome shotgun sequence DNA region contains:
- the LOC120803676 gene encoding chymotrypsin-like elastase family member 2A, which translates to MKFMILALFVAGAYGCGLPTFPPVVTRVVGGEDVRPHSWPWQVSLQYKSGSNFYHTCGATLISDQWVLTAAHCISSRTYRVYLGKHNLKNNEAGSIAISPAKIIVNENWDPYRIRNDIALIKLSTPVTFSNTIMAACLPDSGNILPQGAPCYVTGWGRLWTGGPIADILQQALLPVVSHSICARPDWWGSLVTNKMVCAGGDGQLASCNGDSGGPLNCQSPDGSWEVHGVVSFGSSMGCNYPKKPSVFTRVSAYISWISNVMASN; encoded by the exons ATGAAGTTCATGATCTTGGCTTTGTTTGTTGCTGGTG CCTACGGGTGCGGCCTGCCCACCTTCCCCCCTGTGGTGACCAGGGTGGTTGGTGGAGAGGATGTAAGGCCTCACAGCTGGCCCTGGCAG GTGTCTCTGCAGTACAAGAGTGGCAGCAACTTCTACCACACCTGCGGTGCCACACTGATCTCCGACCAGTGGGTCCTCACTGCTGCTCACTGCATCAG CAGTCGCACCTACAGAGTCTACCTGGGAAAACACAATCTGAAGAACAACGAGGCTGGTTCCATTGCCATCAGCCCTGCCAAGATCATTGTCAACGAGAACTGGGACCCTTACAGGATCCG TAACGACATTGCCCTGATCAAGCTGTCGACTCCCGTCACATTCTCTAACACCATCATGGCTGCCTGTCTTCCCGACTCTGGTAACATCCTGCCTCAAGGTGCTCCATGCTACGTTACTGGCTGGGGACGTCTCTGGA CTGGAGGTCCTATTGCCGATATCCTGCAGCAGGCCCTCCTTCCTGTGGTCAGCCACTCCATCTGCGCCAGGCCTGACTGGTGGGGCAGCCTGGTCACCAACAAAATGGTCTGTGCTGGAGGAGACGGACAGCTGGCTAGCTGCAAT GGAGACTCCGGTGGTCCCCTGAACTGTCAGAGCCCTGACGGTTCTTGGGAAGTCCACGGTGTGGTGAGCTTTGGTTCAAGCATGGGCTGCAACTACCCCAAGAAGCCCTCCGTCTTCACTAGGGTCAGCGCCTACATCTCCTGGATCTCCAAC gTGATGGCCAGCAACTAA